The following are encoded in a window of Candidatus Binatia bacterium genomic DNA:
- a CDS encoding DUF1592 domain-containing protein, with amino-acid sequence MKRSLGILASLIVALSLGCTGGNAPETRGGPVAMRRLTPAQYEHAIADTFGPDIEVTGRFEPDNRKDGLVAVGTSIVTVSPVGFEQYEAIAGNVARQVVGEERRETLIPCTPESPTAADAGCTAEFLRAYAPRLLRRPVSDAEIQLRVDVAGATADASNDFYGGLELALTSLLVAPDFLFRVDVAEPDPTSPERLRLTDVTLASRLSYLSWNSGPDEELLAAAQRGDLSDPTLLAAQVDRLLASQRFEDGTRAFFEDLYRFDEFRDVGKDPVRYPVYTRQLALDAREQTLRVVVNHLVNERGDYRDLFTTRRSFITRTLGPLYGVPVRSREGWESIEFPEGHPRAGLLTHASFNMLHAHPGRSSPTLRGVFLREALLCQSVPPAPADVEFALFNDDDNPEYKTARDRLAAHASSPTCRNCHKLSDPIGLGLEVFDGVGKYRTTENQAPIDTSGDLDGSSFANHVQLGQAFAQSPLIGPCLVDNLYRYGVGREPILGERAMLRALAKSFAASGYRLHDLMREIALSEGFRTASEPRKARKGPATHAEAGQAKEGAA; translated from the coding sequence CCGACACGTTCGGCCCCGACATCGAGGTCACCGGACGCTTCGAGCCCGACAACCGCAAGGATGGCCTCGTGGCAGTCGGAACGTCCATCGTGACCGTGTCCCCCGTGGGCTTCGAGCAGTACGAAGCCATCGCCGGCAACGTCGCGCGGCAGGTGGTTGGCGAGGAGCGGCGCGAGACGCTGATCCCGTGCACGCCGGAGTCACCCACCGCTGCGGATGCCGGCTGCACCGCGGAATTCCTACGGGCCTACGCGCCGCGCCTCCTGCGCCGCCCCGTCAGCGACGCGGAGATCCAGCTCCGCGTCGACGTCGCGGGCGCAACCGCGGACGCGAGCAACGACTTCTACGGCGGACTCGAGCTCGCACTCACGAGCCTCCTCGTCGCACCGGACTTCCTGTTCCGGGTCGACGTCGCGGAGCCAGACCCCACGTCGCCCGAGCGCCTACGCCTCACCGACGTCACCCTCGCCTCGCGCCTCAGCTACCTTTCGTGGAACAGCGGCCCGGACGAGGAACTTCTGGCGGCCGCCCAGCGCGGCGACCTTTCCGACCCCACCCTGCTTGCCGCGCAGGTCGATCGGCTCCTCGCGTCACAGCGCTTCGAGGACGGTACACGCGCGTTCTTCGAAGACCTCTACCGCTTCGACGAGTTCCGAGACGTCGGGAAGGACCCCGTCCGCTACCCGGTCTACACGAGACAGCTGGCGCTCGACGCGAGAGAGCAGACCCTGCGGGTCGTCGTGAACCATCTCGTGAACGAGCGCGGCGACTACCGCGACCTCTTCACCACGCGGCGCTCCTTCATCACCCGGACGCTCGGGCCTCTCTACGGCGTCCCCGTGCGCTCCCGGGAAGGCTGGGAATCCATCGAGTTCCCCGAGGGCCACCCGCGTGCCGGGCTTCTCACGCACGCCAGCTTCAACATGCTGCACGCGCATCCGGGTCGCAGCTCACCGACGTTGCGAGGGGTCTTCCTGCGCGAAGCACTCCTCTGCCAGAGTGTGCCGCCCGCACCCGCCGACGTCGAGTTCGCCCTCTTCAACGACGACGACAACCCCGAATACAAGACGGCGCGCGACCGCCTGGCCGCGCACGCCTCGAGCCCGACGTGCCGCAACTGCCACAAGCTGTCGGACCCGATCGGCCTCGGGCTCGAAGTGTTCGACGGCGTCGGCAAGTACCGCACGACCGAGAACCAAGCACCGATCGACACGAGCGGCGATCTGGATGGATCGTCGTTCGCCAACCACGTCCAACTGGGGCAGGCCTTTGCGCAGAGCCCCCTGATCGGACCGTGCCTCGTCGACAATCTCTATCGATACGGAGTCGGCCGAGAACCCATCCTGGGCGAACGCGCGATGCTTCGCGCACTGGCGAAGAGTTTCGCCGCATCCGGATACCGCCTGCACGACCTCATGCGAGAGATCGCCCTGAGCGAGGGCTTCCGGACCGCATCCGAACCCCGTAAGGCCCGAAAGGGACCCGCCACACACGCCGAGGCCGGCCAGGCCAAGGAGGGAGCCGCATGA
- a CDS encoding SMP-30/gluconolactonase/LRE family protein, translated as MKTSCLRSIAPLLLAALLSACGDAAQDAEAPFAFADLGAPVTVAEGFGFVEGPTWSRDEGLLYFTDLAASRVHRLTRLGAVEIVEVDVGQANGLAFDLEGRFLLTDQANRRLVRREEGGALTILADRYDGLILNSPNDIAVRSDGTIYFTDPDFGFSVPELGVEGIYRLAPWGELLLESQDDGAPNGIVLSPDELTLYVASTFGGHVDAYDVAADGALSNRRVFGEALIADGMCIDAHGTLFVASAPGLKVFSPDGAELGTVELPRAPSNCGFGGTDGKTIYVTAGDMVHAIAAPVRGNGFPP; from the coding sequence GTGAAGACTTCCTGCCTCCGCTCGATCGCGCCGTTGCTTCTAGCTGCTCTCCTCTCCGCGTGCGGTGACGCTGCGCAAGACGCCGAGGCCCCATTTGCTTTCGCGGATCTCGGTGCGCCGGTGACGGTCGCCGAGGGCTTCGGTTTCGTCGAGGGGCCGACGTGGAGTCGGGACGAGGGGTTGCTCTACTTCACCGACCTCGCGGCGTCGCGGGTGCACCGCCTGACGCGATTGGGGGCCGTCGAGATCGTCGAGGTCGACGTGGGCCAGGCCAACGGTCTCGCATTCGACCTCGAAGGACGATTTTTGCTCACCGACCAGGCCAACCGGCGCCTCGTGCGCCGGGAGGAGGGGGGCGCGCTCACTATTCTCGCGGATCGTTACGATGGCCTAATACTCAATTCCCCAAACGATATTGCCGTCCGGTCGGACGGAACGATCTACTTCACGGATCCGGATTTCGGTTTCTCGGTCCCAGAGCTTGGAGTCGAGGGAATCTACCGACTTGCCCCTTGGGGAGAGCTGCTTCTCGAGTCTCAGGACGATGGCGCACCGAACGGAATCGTCTTGAGTCCCGACGAGCTGACGTTGTACGTCGCGTCGACGTTCGGCGGTCACGTCGACGCGTACGACGTTGCCGCTGACGGGGCCCTTTCGAATCGAAGAGTGTTCGGAGAGGCCCTCATCGCCGACGGCATGTGTATCGACGCGCATGGTACCCTCTTCGTTGCTTCGGCGCCGGGGCTGAAGGTGTTCTCTCCTGATGGCGCCGAACTTGGGACGGTCGAGTTGCCCCGAGCCCCGTCGAACTGCGGTTTCGGCGGCACGGATGGGAAAACGATCTACGTGACGGCAGGCGACATGGTGCACGCCATCGCCGCTCCGGTCCGCGGCAACGGGTTTCCTCCTTAG
- a CDS encoding MFS transporter has product MSDSVRGSKRAYAVWGVSALFVVYQFVLQVSAGVLADDMERDFGIGAAGVGLLTGLFSIAYAATQIPVGLLLDRGSPRRLMTASCLVCSAGTLVFGLAPTATVAGVGRLAMGLGASFAFVGTGFLAARWLPVARFAFFVGLAEMAGMLGAAFGAGGLAALLDVMSWRTLMHGAGAFGVVLAVVLWVVVRDAPESTGDPAGEAESPPMGRALSQLTGTPQVWVIASFYALSLGVLLGMAGLWDIPFLQTFGRNLPAAAAANSWIFLGMAAGAPLAGWISDRLARRRIVIQLSIVVTFVFLALILYTPKLPLPLVWTLMFGFGLGSGGNILAFAVATENASQESRGAVMGVVNTFGFLGVTVLQFLPGFWMGDTLPPGAREFAGALTVFPASLVLAFCLSFLIRETHPARG; this is encoded by the coding sequence ATGAGTGACTCGGTACGTGGCTCGAAGAGGGCGTATGCGGTTTGGGGCGTTTCCGCTCTGTTCGTGGTCTATCAGTTCGTTCTGCAGGTCTCGGCCGGGGTTCTGGCGGACGACATGGAGCGCGACTTCGGCATCGGTGCGGCCGGCGTCGGCCTGCTGACGGGGCTCTTCTCCATCGCCTACGCGGCGACGCAGATCCCGGTGGGGTTGCTGCTCGACCGCGGAAGTCCTCGCCGGCTGATGACCGCGTCGTGCCTGGTGTGTTCGGCGGGCACGCTCGTGTTCGGGCTCGCGCCCACGGCGACCGTTGCGGGCGTCGGGAGGCTCGCGATGGGGCTCGGCGCTTCGTTCGCGTTCGTGGGGACGGGATTTCTCGCGGCGCGCTGGTTGCCGGTCGCGCGCTTCGCGTTCTTCGTCGGGCTCGCTGAGATGGCAGGAATGCTCGGCGCGGCGTTCGGGGCCGGCGGACTTGCTGCGTTGCTCGACGTCATGTCGTGGCGAACGTTGATGCACGGTGCCGGTGCGTTCGGGGTCGTACTTGCTGTCGTGTTGTGGGTCGTCGTGCGGGACGCGCCGGAGTCGACGGGGGACCCGGCCGGCGAGGCGGAGTCGCCGCCGATGGGGCGGGCTCTCTCCCAGCTCACGGGCACGCCACAGGTTTGGGTCATCGCGTCGTTCTACGCGCTGAGCCTTGGAGTTTTGCTCGGGATGGCTGGGCTGTGGGACATTCCCTTCCTGCAAACGTTCGGCCGCAATCTTCCCGCGGCGGCTGCGGCGAACTCGTGGATTTTCCTGGGAATGGCGGCGGGTGCGCCGCTCGCCGGATGGATCTCAGACCGGCTCGCGCGTCGCCGTATCGTCATCCAGCTCTCGATCGTCGTGACGTTCGTGTTCCTCGCACTCATTCTCTACACGCCGAAGCTGCCGCTGCCGCTGGTGTGGACACTCATGTTCGGCTTCGGCCTGGGAAGCGGAGGCAACATTCTGGCGTTCGCGGTCGCCACGGAGAATGCGTCACAGGAGAGCAGGGGCGCGGTCATGGGTGTGGTGAACACGTTCGGCTTTCTCGGCGTGACCGTTCTACAGTTCCTCCCCGGGTTCTGGATGGGGGACACGCTGCCGCCCGGCGCGAGGGAGTTCGCCGGGGCCCTGACCGTCTTCCCGGCGAGCCTCGTACTCGCGTTCTGCTTGTCGTTTCTGATCCGCGAGACGCATCCGGCCCGCGGCTGA
- a CDS encoding DUF1552 domain-containing protein, with the protein MSPMIDRRRFLRGAVAGAAVTVGIPLLDVFLNTNGDALASGAPLPRRFGTWFWGCGMNPARWNPTATGRDFDLPPELAPIAPVREHLSVLSGFSVILAGETNQVHRTGAIGSLTGGAPSKPTEIPAPTLDIVISDAIGDSTRFRSLEMAATANPKHTYSRRSESVVNPSEPSALGLYTRVFGSGFLDPNAAEFTPDPHVLLRRSALSVVSDDRKRLEANLGNSDRARLDEYFTALRQLERQLEMQLEQPPPLEACSVPGAPAETPESLDVDDVAKNHQLMADTLALALACDQTRVFNVVFSNGASSLHQKGSKDTHHTLTHEEPRDTELGYQPKATMFVQRSMDAWTSFVQTLAAVPEGDGTLLDNCLVMAHSETSDANTHSVNGLPFMLAGRAGGRVKPGVHVRGVGDSTARVGLTVQQAMGLNVGRWGQRSNEASQPISEVLA; encoded by the coding sequence ATGAGCCCCATGATCGATCGCCGCCGCTTTCTGAGAGGAGCCGTCGCCGGTGCCGCCGTAACGGTCGGCATTCCGCTCCTCGACGTCTTTCTGAACACGAACGGAGACGCACTCGCGTCCGGAGCCCCACTGCCCCGCCGTTTCGGCACCTGGTTCTGGGGCTGTGGAATGAACCCCGCGAGATGGAACCCGACCGCGACCGGACGAGACTTCGATCTCCCGCCCGAACTCGCCCCCATCGCACCGGTGCGCGAACACCTGAGCGTACTCAGCGGCTTCAGCGTCATCCTGGCGGGCGAGACGAACCAGGTGCACCGAACCGGCGCGATCGGCTCGCTCACCGGCGGCGCGCCATCGAAGCCCACGGAGATTCCCGCCCCCACTCTGGACATCGTCATCTCCGACGCGATTGGCGATAGCACACGGTTCCGGTCGCTCGAGATGGCCGCGACGGCGAACCCCAAGCACACCTACAGCCGACGCAGCGAAAGTGTCGTGAACCCGAGCGAGCCCTCGGCACTCGGATTGTACACGCGGGTCTTCGGCTCGGGCTTCCTCGACCCGAACGCCGCCGAGTTCACTCCGGACCCGCACGTCCTACTGCGACGGAGCGCCCTCTCCGTCGTGAGCGACGACCGCAAACGCCTCGAGGCGAATCTCGGCAACAGCGACCGGGCCCGACTCGACGAGTACTTCACGGCACTCCGCCAACTCGAGCGGCAATTGGAGATGCAACTCGAGCAGCCGCCGCCTCTCGAGGCGTGCTCGGTTCCCGGCGCACCCGCCGAGACGCCCGAGAGCCTCGACGTCGACGACGTCGCGAAGAACCACCAGCTAATGGCCGACACCCTTGCTCTGGCGCTCGCCTGCGACCAGACCCGCGTCTTCAACGTCGTCTTCTCGAACGGCGCATCGAGCCTGCACCAGAAGGGCAGCAAGGACACGCACCACACACTGACCCACGAAGAACCGCGCGACACCGAGCTCGGCTACCAGCCCAAGGCGACGATGTTCGTGCAGCGCTCGATGGATGCGTGGACCTCATTCGTGCAAACGCTCGCGGCAGTTCCCGAGGGCGACGGAACGCTACTCGACAACTGCCTCGTGATGGCGCACTCCGAGACGTCCGACGCGAACACCCACAGCGTGAACGGGCTCCCGTTCATGTTGGCCGGTCGTGCCGGGGGCCGCGTGAAGCCTGGCGTGCACGTTCGCGGGGTCGGCGACAGCACGGCGCGCGTCGGATTGACAGTGCAGCAAGCGATGGGACTGAACGTCGGCCGTTGGGGGCAGCGTTCGAACGAAGCATCCCAGCCGATCAGCGAAGTCCTAGCCTAG
- a CDS encoding serine hydrolase, translated as MLQGTIHPDFSDVATTMRRILPSKGPGGAAVCVYHKGEKVVDVWGGTRDKEGSPWEEDTISISFSTTKGVASTLLHIYADRGLIDYDKPVREYWPEFGQAGKENLTVRQLMCHEAGLYAISEMVDHASEMLDWDQMIARLSAARPRHAPGTAHGYHGLTYGWLVGEIVRRVTGNQKTFAELIDASIARPLGLDGLYCGVPADQMFRCAELMAPAFDLPPEKRKRNTQKSWDNARLWGKRLSKVGIRYNPVESLEALIPPGMDELSFNDEAFRAASIPAANGMFTARSLARMYACLAQGGELDGIRLLSHDAIRQASEEQNRGAGRVIPISMRWRLGYHRVFAVLARVPAGFGHFGFGGSGAWADPQRQLSVALTVNSGVGTPFGDSRIARIGGAAVRAADRR; from the coding sequence ATGCTCCAGGGAACGATTCACCCCGATTTCTCAGACGTCGCGACCACCATGCGACGCATCCTCCCCTCGAAAGGCCCCGGCGGCGCAGCGGTTTGCGTCTACCACAAGGGCGAAAAGGTAGTCGACGTCTGGGGGGGCACCCGCGACAAAGAAGGCTCTCCCTGGGAAGAGGACACGATCAGCATCTCGTTCTCGACCACCAAGGGTGTGGCCTCCACCCTGCTCCACATTTACGCCGACCGCGGGCTGATTGACTACGACAAACCGGTTCGCGAGTACTGGCCCGAGTTCGGACAAGCGGGAAAAGAGAACCTCACCGTCCGCCAACTGATGTGTCACGAAGCCGGCCTCTACGCGATCTCCGAAATGGTCGATCACGCGTCGGAGATGCTCGACTGGGACCAGATGATCGCCCGCCTTTCCGCCGCGCGGCCGCGCCATGCGCCCGGAACCGCGCACGGCTACCACGGCCTCACGTACGGCTGGCTCGTCGGCGAGATCGTCCGTCGCGTCACCGGAAACCAAAAGACGTTCGCGGAACTCATCGACGCGTCGATCGCCCGTCCCCTCGGCCTCGACGGCCTGTACTGCGGCGTCCCCGCCGATCAGATGTTTCGCTGTGCAGAACTGATGGCCCCCGCATTCGATCTCCCGCCCGAGAAGCGCAAGCGCAACACCCAGAAGAGCTGGGACAACGCCCGACTCTGGGGCAAGCGGCTCTCGAAGGTCGGCATCCGATACAACCCCGTCGAGTCCCTCGAAGCGCTCATCCCGCCGGGCATGGACGAACTCAGCTTCAACGACGAAGCGTTCCGCGCCGCCTCCATCCCGGCCGCGAACGGCATGTTCACCGCCCGCTCCCTCGCCCGCATGTACGCCTGCCTCGCCCAGGGAGGCGAGCTCGACGGCATCCGCCTGCTCTCGCACGACGCCATCCGCCAGGCCAGCGAAGAACAGAACCGCGGCGCCGGCCGCGTCATCCCGATCTCGATGCGATGGCGCCTCGGCTACCACCGCGTCTTCGCAGTGCTCGCCCGCGTCCCCGCCGGATTCGGCCACTTCGGCTTCGGTGGCTCCGGCGCCTGGGCCGACCCCCAGCGCCAACTCTCCGTCGCCCTGACAGTAAACAGCGGCGTAGGCACCCCGTTCGGAGACTCCCGCATCGCCCGCATCGGCGGGGCTGCGGTTCGCGCGGCCGATCGACGCTAG